The sequence below is a genomic window from Lolium perenne isolate Kyuss_39 chromosome 4, Kyuss_2.0, whole genome shotgun sequence.
gtagaaggtcaatgcaacaattagttgtatggcttgtatgaagtgccataacatttaaattaagcataacgaggcattgcttaatctgagaactgagtgctagctcagtggcaaggcttgcgagtgcgcagccagcccacctgggttcgagtaccaacgggaccgaattaaacacgaatgaagcgagatgtcagtacaagtagtggcaatagaaatgcaaaatccataacagggccaatgacaacattcacttgccaacaaaatctaaggctttagctttcatataccctcaaaatttaaaatagtgtaatcccccgaaagggtatcatggtatcatttaatctcagccatctcacccctaataccaaacatgtatcatttaacctcagccgttcttttgttttactcaagaaaacaatttttgttttgggagtttatagaagcacaagccatcgtctacattggcactgtgttatggaaaatatcatcttcatcgtacatggttatgtgaagatattgatatataattctgtgctaggaaaacaaatagcaattactatgttacaagaaccatcttcaagctcgaagatacgaagttcattggtccaccaaccaaggctgataaaatattatatattaatttagtactaatatttcgtatttactcatattaaggtctaacttttttccccatgacaaaccagttttgatataaaatctaacggtggccatgtgtgggtcacataaaaagaattgaggtagtaaatttatacatagatattggataatgtattttaaatttcaaaaaataaggtagaaatatataaattagatagtcttgccgtgcaatacgcatgccgcaaaaggtaagatagatccttaaaaattctcgactctaatcacaaaatatacataatcctaatggggtgtccatgaaaaagttgtgtcactttcgtattagggtgtacttctatttcatactgactaaaaaacttaattgtagtgaactcacatattactccttccattacttcttttagggtgtattagtttttcaaaagccaaactttaggctttgtgactaattttagcaaaaaataataattatcaacatcaaataaaatatggaaatatattttaaaattatatatgtcgtgacgtgcaaagcacgtgctacttactagtagattactagaaaatgaatgaagcaattgaacatggagggtATAAACagtcagatcatttgaatatggatataccacatcatgtcaatgggactcagaaaaacaaagctagacatttaaacaagtaatataactatttttttcacaatgtttcaagtagaataggaagctaggataggaataaagcaatcatgtttcaagtagaataggaagctaggttaggaataaagcaatcatgtttcaagtagaataggaagctaggttaggaataaagcaataaaaaaacacaaaGTGCattatttcagctaggatcatttctatcaaacttcatgcactagccatggaacaataggcaaactcaatgaagcaacaggcaaaaaattaacaaaatagaatttcaggacttgtttaacatagccaaatcatgtaacttatacccaggaatgccggatgccagatgggtcaaaggcagtgtgcaatgttccatatggtcattgtttatattttattagattccattaggcaacttaggtagtgcaacatacagaaaatgatgcaattgaactacgcacaagaggtaaattaacattccaaaaaaaacagggaacttacgtgagctttttttgagtcacacggacctcatcaggtacttggacagaagaacctggtgcctcactgtttctcctctgcatgaaggagaggccaattgtaaacagaaacaggatccaagatatagaagtttgcattaatcaatatacaaaaaacagcaggtacttacatgattataggcgagctttactctacgtttctgagtgtaagatgtgcctgctgcacgtgtaataacaacaaacagttacgagtcaaggatttgctataattaaattgacaccaaacagtagtagaaacattatgacgtgcataaacatgtaatacaggatcacagaaagatatcaaacatgatgtaactagagcagtagcctacggccaaatagtgagaaattgcaatcgtgtcaatggtggacttgtatagcctaccccaacttgtttggaaataaaggctttgttgttgtggttgttgttgttgttgtcaatcgtgaacatgtagagcattcaacggctcatgattggtggctcatattttgtagagtttcagcgaatgattgggttaggtcactcagaccaccacactctgtatttatatcatttgagttagggttacaataccactggacatgggcctctatgggcctcacactggatacaatattactacagcgctactactaaactcactcatggtccaacacaccccctcaagatgatcatgggtaaacaaccatggccatcttgcaacaacatgacacatatgacaactacgagtaatgaactttcagcataactactaggatacatgacagcattgcactttccatcatcttgtcatctcgattcatcgcttcatcagcagcgaagacatccagcttcaaccatctgggatacgcacaactcctaaccatacactacaagaaatgtgccataatatgacgtttttttaatgactggaaatcaaaatgtcataggtttatgacgttcctagctttgaccgtccttggccactccgggggggcaaaaccctagaaaatcgtgacgttattgggcaaaaacgtcattggcaatttaggtcaaaacgtcattagcaaaattaagtggcctacgacgtttttccaatgccgattgcgacaaatcaatagcgtcattggcatttggctcaatacaatggtatgtgtttggctgccatgtcatccattttgcctatgtgtcccttttcgggtcccacgcgcctcacacgtgtcactggaagcaactggcttgaactaactgacatgtaggaccaactgatacttgtgggacaaaggcgtcttgttattttttttctctgtgccgtccaccattttaatgggctgctggtgatatcctcctcttttgggttgtcctctactaggctgctggctgctggcctaccccacggcggcccatccgggggttgaattgctggcccgacggcccatccggggttggagtggctcccgatggaaataactggcaaaaattgcgcttacggggactcgaaccctcgacctggtgctgccgcactaccactccctaccgctttgctacaatagtgttgttgacacaagtatggttatccatgtatatagacatgatagactaatcagttgtcttaaaaatccctccacctcgaccaaaatccctccgaccaggtgcatctagctagggttcctcctccgaccaaaatccctccgaccaggtgcatctgttgcatggcggcgcagttcccagcctgctcgggcagttcttctaggtcaggagcgtcgtcgcgtcgccgccggcggCCGGGCACGCCCATCCCGTATCGGCAGCGGCCATTCGATTATGAGCCCGCCGACGTATGTGACTGTGGCGAGAAGATGCCGCAATGGATTTCTTGGAGTGATCCGAATCCTGGGAGAAGATACCGGAACTGCAAAATTCGCTCGGTTAGTCTTCGAGCACGCCCCCCGCCCCCATTCTGAATTTCGCCCGCTGTCTTCTGAAGTTTCTTTTCTACTATGGCTTACTTATCCTCTTTTGTTCTTCATCTGTCAGATTGCTGGTGGAATAGGGTGTAAAGTGTTTAAGTGGATTGATGATCCGCTGGATGCACGTCACAAAGAGTTAGTTCGTGATCTGCGTGATGCTGTTTGGGATCGAGAtgaagaaattgagaggctccaggtagaaattgagaggctccaggaagaaaagtttctgcttgctgcaaggaaacagagcaaccctgaaccaaagaaaatgggaggcttcatggtttgggtgctatctgtagcttttgtcatctgttgtacctgggtgatgtgtaggaactgaaattagggtgaattcagtgatctgttggtcaggaggagaagaagctagagtatatgctagagttattgtgttgtaattccaaccatttgtctgttcgtgccacaatgtttagttcctgaatttgaaccatgtctatgtatgtgtgcaattctgttcagttgaaaatgtgttctgttgaaaatgagttctgttgaaaatgtgtagcagctacttttgcacggcggcgccgcccatatatggtcgccggcgtcagccatgcacggcggcgccgcccatatatggtcgccggcgtcagccatgtattgaaaaaattgggcatggattcccctaaaaattgggcatggagtccccaaaaaattgggcacaagttctgggaacaaatagctgacatattcaacataaattctgggaatattgaacataaaaattgggcacaaattctgggaacaaatagctgacatattctgggaacaaatagctgacatattcaacataaattctgggaacaaatagctgacatattcaacacaaattctgggaacaaatagctgacatattcaacacaaactgctactcatcttcttcgaaaacttgacgcttcctagtcctatttcctccatcatcatcatcatcatcatcctcatcgctgcaatattggtacattgtctgatcaacctcctcgatttcttcgggcacaacctctttgctatgtttcttcagtttgtccacaatgactttttcaagtagcacacgttcctggtcacttctcgtcctactccgtgcagtgccttctttttcttgcacaggaacttgactggaatcttcatcttgatatgatagtacagcaacaccgggtccctgttcattttcttttacactccatagatgtctatggtgaaatttctgtacaacttgccattttcctttcaacttggtgtctggcacataaaacaccttggttgcttgtgatgtcagaaggaaaggatcagtcttgtaccaaaacttttctgtgttaacactcttgaagtgtccatcatcgtcgagcccgggtttcctaccaccaaggtcaaaccagtcacaccggaagaggacaactgaccgatggacgccaccgctggagttgtattgcaatctgatgatggatttgagctgaccaaagaagtcaatgctgttgccatcatgatctccctcagaaacgattccactattttgtgtcttcctgttcttctcgcggtcaacagtatggtaccgaacactgtcaacaacacatgccgaatatagtctcactctaaaatctggtttgcacgccaaagcatagagatcaggacagacatcatttcgcatttttccaatctgcaaaaaatcaaccgggggtgagtaacacacacagcaaaattatatcatgaacttttccaatcttcagaaataaaccagctaaagatctcacatgagtatgaaaccatctagcaaagttcttggcaagccatctatcaacattgatctgaccaccttgttggttcaactcttgtttgcacaggctggaatggcaacagaaaatagatcctaattattatttggagaggctgcaataacctatctatataaggggatgaagagaaacgtactcgatgtatggatcaacctcagggcaacttcggagcacataccacaccatgttgtcatagtcctcaccagcaaacacatattgagaggctccaataaatttcacaccgtgtttgaaaacagacacatcaccaatatgtgaatcatcccgctccggatttctgcttggacggttgaatcttgtttcaacatcgtcgaagtatctcgagcaaaatgtcaggcactcatcaacaatatatgcttcggcaatcgatccctccggcctggcattgttccggacataacgcttcaatgttagcaaccttctttcgactgggtacatccaaccgtaatgcactgggcctctaagccttgcctcttttggtaaatggatggccaaatgcaccatcacgtcgaagaaagatggggggaagatcttctcaagtttgcaaagaataactacgatttccttttcaagtctgtccagaacgtctctcttcagtgttttgcagcacagctctctgaagaaatttccaagttcagcaaccgcttcatatatgtcttcatggattgttcctcgaaggccagccggtaagatcctttgaagcaatatatgacagtcatgggtcttcagcccttgaagcttgcacttatcagcagcaacacacttggatatgttagacgcgtacccatctggaaacctcacagcttttatgaattcacaaaaagcaattttttcttgattactcattgtataccacgcctgtggcatctcaaaagagtcagctgaaacaggctgcaaatgcaagtcacctcttatgcccatgtcttccaaatcaagccttgaattcacagtgtctttggtcttgccttgtatgttcatgaaagtaccaagcaaattgtcacagatgtttttctcgatgtgcattacatcgagattatgcctcagctttagatcttcccagtatggcaagtcccacaaacatgatctacggctccaacactgaccgtcctcacgtttccttttcttctgaagcttgcctggtatcacatctctaaccctatcaagctgttgcttcagctcttctggagtgaattccgctggcttctcacggctttcagaagcaccatcgaattctttgctatttctccaaggatggtgccgaggtagccaacggcggtgcccaataaagcagattttgttccttaatttcttggagcaattctctttgtcacaacgcacacatgcctggtaaccagctgtggccctccctgacaatgtgtgcagtgccggataatcatgaatacaccataagattgcagcacggagatcaaacttgtctggactattggcatcatacgattttacacctttccagagctcctgcagctcttccatcaaaggctccatgaagacatcaaaatcttttcccggagaggatggaccagggattagcaatgcaagcatgaagttggactgatccatacatgcccacggcggaaggttgtatggcaccacgaatacaggccacatgctgtaggagttgctcatattcccgtagggattaaaaccatccgtggcaagtccaagccttatgttcctggcatcagcggcaaagtctttatgaatattgtcaaaatccttccatgcatccccgtctgctggatgactgagatcattctccacgtcttgccgcttcagtttgtgccactgtacttcctttgattgctcctttgaaagAAACATTCTTTGCAGCCTTGGAATCAATGGGAAGTGCCTTAGCACCTTCTCTGGGATCTTTCTCCTACCATCAGCATCTTTCCATCTGGAGGCTTTGCACTTGGGGCAATTATTCTCCTTGGCATAATCCTTCCGGAACAATACACAGTTATTCGGGCACACATGGATACT
It includes:
- the LOC139839313 gene encoding uncharacterized protein is translated as MEVMQGHTMLVEVMQRHTIMDTIFAELIEEAKRAASDGGTMSRFSLTVKLLQAKSYYRISNVAFNAILLILALQYPNSSIPKSYEEALSIVGRLGLGYESIHVCPNNCVLFRKDYAKENNCPKCKASRWKDADGRRKIPEKVLRHFPLIPRLQRMFLSKEQSKEVQWHKLKRQDVENDLSHPADGDAWKDFDNIHKDFAADARNIRLGLATDGFNPYGNMSNSYSMWPVFVVPYNLPPWACMDQSNFMLALLIPGPSSPGKDFDVFMEPLMEELQELWKGVKSYDANSPDKFDLRAAILWCIHDYPALHTLSGRATAGYQACVRCDKENCSKKLRNKICFIGHRRWLPRHHPWRNSKEFDGASESREKPAEFTPEELKQQLDRVRDVIPGKLQKKRKREDGQCWSRRSCLWDLPYWEDLKLRHNLDVMHIEKNICDNLLGTFMNIQGKTKDTVNSRLDLEDMGIRGDLHLQPVSADSFEMPQAWYTMSNQEKIAFCEFIKAVRFPDGYASNISKCVAADKCKLQGLKTHDCHILLQRILPAGLRGTIHEDIYEAVAELGNFFRELCCKTLKRDVLDRLEKEIVVILCKLEKIFPPSFFDVMVHLAIHLPKEARLRGPVHYGWMYPVERRLLTLKRYVRNNARPEGSIAEAYIVDECLTFCSRYFDDVETRFNRPSRNPERDDSHIGDVNLTDEEQKRISKP